ATGTACCTGCCAATGGGTATACAAACCTTTTTTGGTTTATTTAATGagtaataattattttatcaaaaaataGGTTTGAGGAAATAGGGATTTGCAGTTTGAACTTAAACATATTATATCCTTCCTGGAAACATAATCTCTTGTAAGGGTTtttgtttgtctttatttagaaaagaaaatatcaagtaaagaaaataaataacacgTTGTTTCTATTGTTAGCACATACTTCCCTTATATAATACTAATATACTATAAAATAATCAGATATTTGAAACTAGTAGTAAGTATTTAAAAAGGTACTACCCACAAGAAGTTTAAACAGTTTGAGGAAATTCAATTTCTTTTTGAGTGTCATAATAAATTTAATATAACCTATAAAGTGGAACTTCCATGTAAGACTTTCATTCAAAAGAGACcctaaaaaacacaaacattCTGTCAaactttgtaaataaaaattcaaTATAACAGACACCTTATTTGGTCTCAATGGCGTCCATTTTATGGGGTTTAACCCTGCCATTAAATAAAGGCATTGTATATGGTGTATATGATTTCTTGTGACTAGTATACATTTTAAATTACAGTACCTAGACTATTATCAATTTAAACAAACATGAATTGTGAAGTACCCTTAATATTATATTGAGTATCTGCTCAAATTGATGCAAAATGTTTATTTACTTAGGGTTTGAGTTGATAGGATCCCACTGGTTTCTGCTAGAAAGATGAACATGCACTGAATCACTCAAGCAGAGTAAAAGACGATAAACTTGGTTACATTAAGATGTTTATGCTCGAAATAAACACAAGTTCATTAACTAGGATtgattattgtttttgttaaccAGGAGGTGTGGGGAGGGGTAAAAGAACAAATCAAATGGAAGGTCCTcttaaatgagaaaaaaacatagtaCCGTGACAGGCTTGGTCAAGATACCTAAGAGGTAATGGCCTCCCCCTTCTCAAAATCCTAGCAACATGTGCTTAAAAAAGGGCGCATATAGTGCTATAAAGAATTTGCAAGTGTCAGTGAATTTGCAGTAATGTTAGATTTCCTAGAGGGAAATACCTTTAtttatgatctcttttcacctttcaaataaaaaatgtttaacacACACATACTTAAAATTTTAACAACTTGTGAAATACAAACTTTTGGTTTTATGCTTTTTTATCTATATCAACTTTATATACTTTTGCCAGCTCATGAAACATCTTGTTTTTCCTTCCCTCCAGTTGTGTATTTAGCTGTATAAACAGCTCGTCTAAACAAGTCTTCTCCTGCTTACTCAGAAATTCCAAAGACAGACTAAACCGATTGGACAGGGACAAATTCCAAAGAATGGAAGAAACCTCGTCTGTATGAGCTACTTCCAAGTGATCATATAAAACAGTAATGAATTCTCCAAGAAGTCCCACACATATATCAGTCTTGAATATCTTTCCTAAGTGTACACCACCTATTTGTAAAAGATAGTTGTTCTTCTGTTCCTTTGTCTTTAATTGCCTTGTCCATACTTTGTTGAATTCATGTTGGGAATGTGGGACATTGGAATTAGTTTTCCCCAGAGGAGTGGTTGCCATCTCTGTGTTTTGAGAGGGGgatttttggcatgataatgCGTTCCAATGCTGCTTGATTTTCTCTTGAGCTGGAGTAAATCATTAAACAATAGATAAAACTTTACGATCATATTGAaagtgtattttttattactaGAGGCTTGACCTTCACTTGTTTACTATCACGCCAGTCGGGTCTTGGCTATGAGGAGCAAAGCAACTCTTAAAGGCCATCTACATGGGCAGTTTTTAGTTTTTCTTGATAATTATAGTCTGCAAGAGCAACCTCCACTTAACATTTTTATGCGCGATGAGCCAGTATAACAAAGATGGTCTCTCTGACAAAAAGACAGAGCATGGCAGCAATATCAGCTTTTTTAATACTCCACAAGCATGAGAGAAGGGGGCCTGCAAACTACTTTCA
The sequence above is a segment of the Nematostella vectensis chromosome 2, jaNemVect1.1, whole genome shotgun sequence genome. Coding sequences within it:
- the LOC5515583 gene encoding coiled-coil domain-containing protein 103, with the translated sequence MDKDSEIDFHKLEREFQSAVEADAKYQRENAAKFRAVEQRVGSYEEFKDIVAASHLKPLEKHDRIAQEKIKQHWNALSCQKSPSQNTEMATTPLGKTNSNVPHSQHEFNKVWTRQLKTKEQKNNYLLQIGGVHLGKIFKTDICVGLLGEFITVLYDHLEVAHTDEVSSILWNLSLSNRFSLSLEFLSKQEKTCLDELFIQLNTQLEGRKNKMFHELAKVYKVDIDKKA